A genomic stretch from Halogranum gelatinilyticum includes:
- a CDS encoding DUF5808 domain-containing protein, with translation MADKPQSGEILGIPYNFERPSLGRLLSSYWQPGKGMLVKKPFGIGYTLNLANWRSWVVLLAAGAMFYLEQKSGGEVAEVDEDDGPVEVVVDDD, from the coding sequence ATGGCAGACAAACCGCAGTCCGGTGAGATTCTCGGCATCCCGTACAACTTCGAGCGGCCGAGCCTCGGCCGGCTCCTCTCGTCGTACTGGCAGCCCGGCAAGGGTATGCTCGTGAAGAAGCCTTTCGGCATCGGCTACACGCTCAACCTCGCCAACTGGCGCTCGTGGGTCGTCCTCCTCGCCGCTGGCGCGATGTTCTACCTCGAACAGAAGTCCGGCGGGGAAGTCGCCGAAGTCGACGAGGACGACGGTCCCGTCGAGGTCGTCGTCGACGACGACTGA
- a CDS encoding non-canonical purine NTP pyrophosphatase, with amino-acid sequence MLNYVTTNPGKVREAVQYLGDAEVGQVDFDYTEIQAPELGPIAAHGAREAYRQFGEPVLVDDAGLFVDALGGFPGPYSSYVEDTVGVDRVWKLGEGEENRRAEFRCVLAYCDGEEFRASPDPIDRDDRVAAAAAGADENAEEEEDALPVKLFEGVVRGRLVAPRGEGGFGYDPIFEHDGKTMAEMSTEEKNAISHRGRALAKFGEWFAER; translated from the coding sequence ATGCTCAACTACGTGACGACGAACCCCGGCAAGGTCCGGGAGGCGGTCCAGTATCTCGGCGACGCGGAGGTCGGCCAGGTCGACTTCGACTACACCGAGATTCAGGCACCCGAACTCGGTCCCATCGCGGCCCACGGCGCGCGCGAGGCCTACCGCCAGTTCGGCGAACCGGTCCTCGTCGACGACGCGGGGCTGTTCGTCGACGCGCTCGGCGGCTTCCCCGGCCCGTACTCCTCCTACGTCGAGGACACCGTCGGCGTCGACCGCGTCTGGAAACTGGGTGAGGGAGAAGAGAACCGCCGCGCCGAGTTCCGGTGTGTGCTGGCCTACTGCGACGGCGAGGAGTTCCGTGCCAGCCCGGACCCCATCGACCGCGACGACCGCGTCGCCGCCGCCGCAGCGGGTGCCGACGAGAACGCCGAGGAGGAGGAGGACGCCCTGCCCGTCAAACTGTTCGAGGGCGTCGTCCGCGGCCGACTCGTCGCCCCGCGCGGCGAGGGCGGCTTCGGCTACGACCCTATCTTCGAACACGACGGGAAGACGATGGCCGAGATGAGCACGGAAGAGAAGAACGCGATTTCACACCGTGGGCGGGCGTTGGCGAAGTTTGGTGAGTGGTTCGCTGAGCGATAG
- a CDS encoding outer membrane protein assembly factor BamB family protein: protein MALHTRRALLRAGGVALGGLLAGCTGDSPGTDPSTETTSTESTFPPPPPTSGAPQDPTPMPTATDWPRFQADAGNTGHVAGLTAVPDDPETYWGFYVQSSPPVVADGTCYTVESGRDAGGLVARDAATGRIQWSTAVERGGAMGVPTVVDDTLVVQSYGTLFTFDRASGNLRWERDIGRGPPGSPVVVDGVAYLANGSFSEWPTEAFAYDVETGEERWRVDLGSGELRLHGSVAVADNRLFLVDDDLVALDTADGSELWRVEFDESAETTPTVADGSVYVTDSGGTLHAVAAADGSERWTADVGEPDRGTAAAVADGEVYVGSRGEDAALHALTTEGESRWTADVSQPTTPTVGAEAVYVGEQGFDSRSVLALDRATGEERWRRRTEEQGVSDQILAGIRGPPTLVEGGVYVVAADGVRAFGR, encoded by the coding sequence ATGGCCCTCCACACACGTAGAGCCCTCCTCAGAGCCGGCGGTGTCGCCCTCGGCGGCCTCCTCGCCGGCTGTACGGGCGACAGCCCCGGCACCGACCCATCGACGGAGACCACGAGTACCGAGAGCACGTTCCCCCCGCCGCCGCCCACCTCGGGTGCCCCGCAGGACCCGACGCCGATGCCGACGGCGACCGACTGGCCGCGGTTTCAGGCCGACGCGGGTAACACCGGCCACGTCGCCGGGCTGACGGCCGTCCCCGACGACCCCGAGACCTACTGGGGGTTCTACGTCCAGTCGTCGCCACCGGTCGTCGCCGACGGGACGTGCTACACCGTCGAGTCGGGCCGTGACGCGGGCGGGCTGGTCGCTCGCGACGCCGCCACGGGTCGCATCCAGTGGTCGACGGCCGTCGAACGCGGTGGCGCGATGGGTGTCCCGACCGTCGTGGACGACACGCTCGTCGTCCAGAGCTACGGGACGCTCTTCACGTTCGACCGGGCGTCCGGCAACCTCCGCTGGGAGCGCGACATCGGCCGCGGGCCGCCGGGCTCGCCCGTCGTCGTCGACGGGGTGGCCTACCTCGCCAACGGTTCGTTCTCCGAGTGGCCGACCGAGGCCTTCGCGTACGACGTCGAGACGGGCGAGGAACGGTGGCGCGTCGACCTCGGGAGCGGCGAGTTGCGACTCCACGGCTCCGTCGCCGTCGCCGACAATCGACTCTTCCTCGTGGACGACGACCTCGTCGCACTCGACACAGCCGACGGGAGCGAACTGTGGCGCGTCGAGTTCGACGAGTCCGCGGAGACGACGCCCACGGTCGCCGACGGCTCGGTCTACGTCACCGACTCTGGTGGAACGCTCCACGCCGTCGCGGCAGCGGACGGGAGCGAACGGTGGACTGCAGACGTCGGCGAACCGGACCGGGGGACCGCCGCGGCCGTCGCCGACGGTGAGGTGTACGTCGGGTCCCGCGGCGAGGACGCCGCGTTGCACGCGCTAACCACCGAGGGAGAGTCGCGGTGGACCGCCGACGTGTCGCAACCGACGACACCGACCGTCGGGGCCGAGGCCGTCTACGTCGGCGAGCAGGGCTTCGACTCGCGGTCCGTCCTCGCGCTCGACCGTGCGACGGGCGAGGAGCGGTGGCGACGACGCACCGAGGAACAGGGCGTCTCCGACCAGATTCTGGCGGGGATTCGTGGCCCGCCGACGCTCGTCGAGGGTGGCGTGTACGTCGTCGCCGCCGACGGCGTTCGGGCGTTCGGACGCTAG
- a CDS encoding 30S ribosomal protein S24e: MDIDIISEEENPMLHRTDVRFEIVHDEATPSRLQVRDSLAAKLDKGSDEVVVHKLDTKFGMRKTVGYAKVYETADFARDVEQEHMLERNKITLGDEDVDAEAEEA; this comes from the coding sequence ATGGATATCGACATCATCTCCGAGGAGGAGAACCCCATGCTGCACCGTACCGACGTCCGATTCGAGATCGTCCACGACGAAGCGACGCCCTCCCGTCTGCAGGTCCGCGACAGTCTCGCGGCCAAACTCGACAAGGGTTCGGACGAAGTCGTCGTCCACAAGCTGGACACGAAGTTCGGAATGCGCAAGACGGTCGGCTACGCGAAGGTCTACGAGACGGCCGACTTCGCCCGCGACGTCGAGCAGGAACACATGCTCGAGCGCAACAAGATCACCCTCGGCGACGAGGACGTCGACGCGGAAGCCGAAGAAGCGTAA
- a CDS encoding GTP-dependent dephospho-CoA kinase family protein, which translates to MLRLPAEVRGAFKDPMGRVYTDPADLLRDVDLTASDHDGPTPLIAVGDVVTYHLRQADREPDVAVIDGKTKRKAVDEAVREVLDGDAARIEVENPPATLSEAMLDALVDALAADDPTVLFVTGEEDLATLPAIVAAPLGASVIYGQPDEGMVHVPVTEETKAEARELLSQFEGDTEAALARLD; encoded by the coding sequence ATGCTGCGGCTGCCCGCCGAGGTCCGCGGTGCGTTCAAAGACCCGATGGGCCGCGTCTACACCGACCCTGCGGACCTGTTGCGGGACGTCGATCTGACGGCCAGTGACCACGACGGCCCGACACCGCTCATCGCCGTCGGCGACGTCGTCACCTACCATCTCCGGCAGGCGGACCGTGAACCTGACGTGGCGGTCATCGACGGCAAGACCAAGCGGAAGGCCGTCGACGAGGCGGTTCGGGAGGTCCTCGACGGCGACGCCGCCCGTATCGAAGTCGAGAACCCGCCCGCGACGCTCTCGGAAGCGATGCTCGACGCGCTCGTCGACGCGCTCGCGGCCGACGACCCCACCGTCCTCTTCGTCACGGGCGAGGAGGATCTCGCGACGCTCCCGGCCATCGTCGCCGCGCCGCTCGGCGCGAGCGTGATCTACGGCCAACCGGACGAGGGCATGGTCCACGTCCCCGTCACCGAGGAGACGAAGGCCGAGGCCCGCGAGCTGCTCTCGCAGTTCGAGGGCGACACCGAGGCGGCGTTGGCGCGACTGGACTGA
- a CDS encoding bifunctional N(6)-L-threonylcarbamoyladenine synthase/serine/threonine protein kinase: MRVLGIEGTAWAASAALFDADDDSVFIDSDPYQPDSGGIHPREAAEHMADAVPGVVESVLAHASETSDSGAPEIDAVAFSRGPGLGPCLRIVATAARSLAQTLDVPLVGVNHMVAHLEIGRHQSGFDSPVCLNASGANAHLLGYHNGRYRVLGETMDTGVGNAIDKFTRHVGWTHPGGPKVEQAAKDGEYLDLPYVVKGMDFSFSGIMSAAKQAYDDGEEVEDICCGLQETVFGMLTEVAERALSLTGTDELVLGGGVGQNARLREMLAEMCEARGADFYAPEPRFLRDNAGMIAVLGAKMYDAGDTLPVADSSVDPNYRPDQVPVTWRGDDESVARAVTEAGDIRGAEATVSFEGEDVVKRRLPKSYRHPQLDARLRKERTTAEARLTSEARQAGVPTPLVRDVDLREATITFQHVGACDLAEDLSADAIREVGGHLGRLHRAGIVHGDPTTRNVRVGRSPSERDGSESPSRTFLIDFGLGFHTGHVEDHAMDLHVFEQSIDGTADDPAPLREAFEAGYEATGDADVLSRLRTVEGRGRYQ, from the coding sequence ATGCGCGTTCTCGGCATCGAAGGGACGGCGTGGGCCGCAAGCGCTGCACTGTTCGATGCCGACGACGACTCCGTTTTCATCGACTCCGACCCCTACCAGCCCGACAGCGGCGGCATTCACCCGCGCGAGGCGGCCGAACACATGGCCGACGCCGTGCCGGGCGTCGTCGAGTCGGTCTTAGCGCACGCGAGCGAGACGAGCGATTCTGGTGCCCCCGAAATCGACGCCGTCGCCTTCTCCCGTGGCCCGGGTCTCGGCCCGTGTCTCCGCATCGTCGCCACCGCGGCCCGCTCGCTTGCGCAGACGCTCGACGTGCCGCTCGTCGGCGTCAACCACATGGTGGCCCACCTCGAAATCGGCCGCCACCAGTCGGGCTTCGACTCGCCCGTCTGCCTGAACGCCTCGGGCGCGAACGCCCATCTCCTGGGCTACCACAACGGCCGCTACCGCGTCCTCGGCGAGACGATGGACACCGGCGTCGGCAACGCCATCGACAAGTTCACCCGCCACGTCGGCTGGACGCATCCCGGCGGCCCGAAGGTCGAGCAGGCCGCGAAAGACGGCGAGTATCTCGACCTGCCCTACGTCGTCAAGGGGATGGACTTCTCCTTCTCGGGCATCATGAGTGCCGCCAAACAGGCCTACGACGACGGCGAGGAGGTCGAGGATATCTGCTGTGGCCTGCAGGAGACGGTCTTTGGGATGCTCACTGAAGTCGCCGAGCGTGCCCTGTCGCTGACGGGGACGGACGAACTCGTCCTCGGCGGCGGCGTCGGACAGAACGCGCGACTCAGAGAGATGCTCGCCGAGATGTGCGAGGCGCGCGGTGCGGACTTCTACGCGCCTGAACCGCGGTTCCTGCGCGACAACGCCGGCATGATTGCCGTCTTGGGAGCCAAAATGTACGACGCGGGCGACACCCTGCCCGTCGCCGACTCCTCGGTCGACCCGAACTACCGCCCCGACCAGGTGCCCGTCACGTGGCGCGGCGACGACGAGTCCGTCGCCCGCGCGGTCACGGAGGCGGGCGACATCCGCGGCGCGGAGGCGACCGTCTCCTTCGAGGGCGAGGACGTCGTCAAGCGTCGGCTACCGAAGTCCTACCGCCACCCCCAGCTCGACGCCCGCCTCCGGAAAGAGCGGACCACCGCCGAGGCGCGGCTGACGAGCGAGGCACGACAGGCGGGCGTACCGACGCCGCTCGTCCGCGACGTCGACCTGCGGGAGGCGACCATCACCTTCCAACACGTCGGCGCGTGCGACCTCGCCGAGGACCTCTCGGCCGACGCGATTCGGGAGGTCGGCGGCCATCTGGGTCGGCTGCATCGGGCCGGTATCGTCCACGGCGACCCGACGACGCGGAACGTGCGCGTGGGTCGTTCACCTTCCGAGCGGGACGGCAGCGAATCGCCGTCCCGCACGTTCCTCATCGACTTCGGTCTCGGTTTCCACACCGGCCACGTCGAGGACCACGCGATGGACCTCCACGTCTTCGAGCAGAGCATCGACGGCACCGCCGACGACCCCGCCCCGCTACGCGAGGCGTTCGAGGCGGGCTACGAGGCGACGGGCGACGCCGACGTGCTCTCGCGACTGCGGACGGTCGAGGGGCGCGGGCGGTACCAGTAA
- the spt4 gene encoding transcription elongation factor subunit Spt4, whose protein sequence is MAKKRKACRECHHINDPDAQTCNLCGSSSLTEDWAGYVIITHPEQSEVATEMNVSEPGGYALKVR, encoded by the coding sequence ATGGCGAAGAAGCGAAAAGCCTGCCGTGAGTGCCACCACATCAACGACCCCGACGCCCAGACGTGCAACCTCTGTGGCTCGTCCAGCCTGACGGAGGACTGGGCTGGCTACGTCATCATCACGCATCCCGAACAGAGCGAGGTCGCCACCGAGATGAACGTCTCGGAGCCGGGCGGCTACGCGCTCAAGGTCCGGTGA